The following proteins are encoded in a genomic region of Shinella zoogloeoides:
- a CDS encoding plant virulence effector HPE1-like domain-containing protein: MRILLPTLAFALLAAPALAGSIRPVEDAVSADSIETIRCGDCPALKPKIKAATYHVDAIAPGTQKVEVREENGERKIFRTEAWMGGSPVVFVSKAPAETTQTASTDTEENAVTVDAGTQTGALDEGAARHAKTAAIASSREFDPGKFELRLD; the protein is encoded by the coding sequence ATGCGTATCCTGTTGCCGACCCTTGCCTTCGCGCTTCTTGCCGCCCCCGCCCTTGCGGGTTCGATCCGTCCCGTCGAGGATGCCGTCTCGGCGGACAGCATCGAGACGATCCGGTGCGGCGACTGCCCGGCGCTGAAGCCCAAGATCAAGGCCGCGACCTATCATGTCGACGCCATCGCGCCCGGCACGCAGAAGGTCGAGGTCCGCGAGGAGAACGGCGAACGCAAGATCTTTCGCACGGAAGCCTGGATGGGCGGCTCGCCCGTCGTCTTCGTCAGCAAGGCGCCGGCAGAGACCACGCAGACTGCAAGCACGGACACTGAAGAGAATGCGGTGACCGTGGATGCCGGCACCCAGACCGGCGCGCTCGACGAAGGCGCGGCACGGCATGCGAAAACGGCCGCGATCGCCTCTTCACGCGAGTTTGATCCGGGAAAATTTGAACTTCGGCTGGATTGA
- a CDS encoding DUF523 domain-containing protein, which produces MAGRILISACLAGLAVRYNGSAKPLAHAAVDRWMAEGRLVTLCPELAGGFQVPRPPAEIENGLNGDDVLDGRARVLEISGGDVSAAYIDGARIALDVARRNDCRHALLIDGSPSCGSGFVYDGSFSGSRHAGQGVTAALLRRSGIAVYSDREVDRLVSDMGESG; this is translated from the coding sequence ATGGCCGGCAGGATTCTCATCAGCGCCTGTCTTGCCGGTCTGGCGGTCCGCTACAACGGATCGGCCAAGCCGCTCGCCCATGCGGCCGTCGACCGCTGGATGGCGGAGGGGCGGCTGGTGACGCTCTGTCCGGAGCTTGCGGGCGGCTTCCAGGTGCCGCGGCCGCCGGCGGAAATCGAGAACGGCCTCAATGGCGACGACGTGCTCGACGGGCGGGCGCGGGTGCTGGAAATTTCCGGCGGGGACGTGTCCGCCGCCTATATCGACGGCGCGCGTATCGCGCTCGACGTTGCGCGGCGAAACGATTGCCGCCATGCGCTTCTGATCGACGGCAGCCCGTCCTGCGGTTCCGGTTTCGTCTATGACGGTTCGTTTTCGGGTAGCCGGCATGCGGGGCAGGGTGTGACGGCGGCGCTCCTGAGGCGCAGCGGTATTGCCGTCTATTCCGACCGCGAGGTCGACCGGCTCGTCAGCGATATGGGGGAGAGCGGCTGA
- the glyS gene encoding glycine--tRNA ligase subunit beta, with product MPDLLLELRSEEIPARMQRKAAGDLKKLVTDALVEAGLTYEGAREYWTPRRLTLDIRGLNARSSDVREEIKGPATSAPEQAIQGFLRKAGLGSVSEAHVHSDPKKGDFYVAHIVKSGRPADEIIAEVMPGIIRNFPWPKSMRSGAASAKPGAMRWVRPLQSIVCTFGSETEETRVVPFEVDGLTAGNVTYGHRFHAPEAITVRRFEDYVANLEKAKVVLDAERRKQIIATDANNIAFANGLELVEDEGLLEEVSGLVEWPQVLMGTFDEEFLAIPSEIIRLTIKTNQKCFVTRKPAADTLSNHFILISNIEAKDGGKEIVHGNGKVVRARLSDAKHFWLRDQHDLPDLDTLKASAEKFGLDLKKPLDQRMAKLDALNVTFHAKLGTQGERVTRIRKLAAELAKVTGADTALVDRAVVLAKADLRTEAVGEFPELQGIMGRKYALLQGEDAAVAEAIEDHYKPQGPSDRVPSGKVGLTVALADKLDTLIGFWAIDEKPTGSKDPYALRRAALGVIRMLLEKNIRLPLLSVAKDPDLLAFFHDRLKVYLRDMGARHDLIDAVLTPEADDLLMVARRVEALTAFITSEDGQNLLAGTKRATQLLASEEKKGTVVEGAVSADLLKLDAEKALHAAVETASKDAAAAVAGEDFRSAMEALSTLRAPVDQFFNDVLVNDEDPAIRANRLALLSAIRAATGTVADFSRITG from the coding sequence ATGCCCGATCTCCTGCTTGAACTCCGCTCCGAGGAAATTCCCGCCCGCATGCAGCGCAAGGCGGCCGGCGACCTGAAGAAGCTCGTCACCGACGCGCTCGTCGAGGCGGGCCTGACCTATGAAGGCGCGCGCGAATACTGGACGCCGCGCCGCCTGACGCTCGACATCCGCGGGCTCAACGCCCGCTCGAGCGACGTGCGCGAAGAGATCAAGGGTCCGGCAACCTCCGCCCCCGAACAGGCAATCCAGGGCTTCCTGCGCAAGGCGGGCCTCGGCTCGGTTTCCGAAGCGCATGTGCATTCCGATCCGAAGAAGGGCGACTTCTACGTCGCCCATATCGTCAAGTCGGGCCGTCCGGCCGACGAGATCATCGCCGAGGTGATGCCGGGCATCATCCGCAATTTCCCCTGGCCGAAGTCGATGCGCTCGGGCGCGGCCTCCGCAAAACCCGGCGCGATGCGCTGGGTGCGCCCGCTGCAATCCATCGTCTGTACCTTCGGCTCGGAGACGGAGGAGACGCGCGTCGTGCCCTTCGAGGTCGACGGGCTTACTGCCGGCAACGTCACCTACGGCCACCGCTTCCATGCGCCCGAGGCCATCACCGTGCGCCGCTTCGAGGACTATGTCGCCAATCTGGAGAAGGCGAAGGTCGTGCTCGATGCCGAGCGCCGCAAGCAGATCATCGCGACGGATGCCAATAACATCGCCTTCGCGAACGGCCTTGAACTCGTCGAGGACGAGGGCCTGCTGGAGGAGGTCTCCGGCCTCGTCGAGTGGCCTCAGGTGCTGATGGGCACCTTCGACGAGGAGTTCCTGGCGATCCCCTCGGAGATCATCCGCCTCACCATCAAGACCAACCAGAAATGCTTCGTCACCCGCAAGCCGGCCGCCGATACGCTCTCCAACCACTTCATCCTGATCTCGAACATCGAGGCGAAGGATGGCGGCAAGGAAATCGTGCACGGCAACGGCAAGGTGGTGCGTGCCCGTCTTTCGGACGCCAAGCACTTCTGGCTGCGCGACCAGCACGACCTGCCCGACCTCGACACGCTGAAGGCGTCGGCCGAAAAGTTCGGCCTCGATCTTAAGAAGCCGCTCGACCAGCGCATGGCCAAGCTCGACGCGCTCAACGTCACCTTCCATGCCAAGCTCGGCACGCAGGGCGAACGCGTCACGCGCATCCGCAAGCTCGCTGCCGAGCTTGCGAAGGTCACCGGCGCCGATACCGCTCTCGTCGATCGCGCCGTGGTGCTCGCCAAGGCGGACCTGCGCACGGAAGCCGTCGGCGAATTCCCGGAACTGCAGGGCATCATGGGCCGCAAATATGCGCTCCTGCAGGGCGAGGACGCCGCCGTCGCCGAAGCCATCGAAGACCACTACAAGCCGCAGGGTCCGTCCGACCGCGTGCCCTCGGGCAAGGTGGGCCTCACCGTGGCGCTCGCCGACAAGCTCGATACGCTGATCGGCTTCTGGGCCATCGACGAGAAGCCGACCGGCTCGAAGGACCCCTATGCGCTGCGCCGCGCCGCGCTCGGCGTCATCCGCATGCTCTTGGAAAAGAACATCCGCCTGCCGCTCCTTTCCGTCGCGAAGGACCCGGACCTTCTCGCCTTCTTCCATGATCGCCTGAAGGTCTATCTCCGCGACATGGGTGCGCGCCACGACCTCATCGATGCCGTGCTGACGCCGGAGGCCGACGATCTCCTGATGGTCGCCCGCCGCGTCGAGGCGCTGACGGCCTTCATCACCTCCGAAGACGGACAGAACCTGCTCGCCGGTACCAAGCGCGCGACGCAGCTTCTCGCCTCCGAGGAGAAGAAGGGCACCGTCGTCGAGGGCGCCGTCTCGGCTGACCTTCTGAAGCTCGACGCGGAGAAGGCGCTTCACGCTGCCGTTGAAACCGCCTCGAAGGATGCGGCCGCGGCCGTCGCCGGGGAGGATTTTCGCTCCGCCATGGAAGCCCTCTCGACGCTCCGCGCGCCGGTGGACCAGTTCTTCAACGACGTCCTCGTCAACGACGAGGACCCGGCCATCCGCGCCAACCGCCTCGCGCTGCTCTCCGCCATCCGCGCGGCGACCGGCACGGTCGCGGATTTTTCCAGGATCACGGGGTAA